One genomic region from Neospora caninum Liverpool complete genome, chromosome V encodes:
- a CDS encoding SRS domain-containing protein, which yields MLAESVLLETSRSRVGTMGMTQGVRRLYGSFRSMAAKLTAICLSGVVLLSAGQDVADKFLEVLQHRNSQDTPQSGNSQSGPTFTNGIARCELSTAGPVGYAESPVTELTLSKENLTAKLECSGQNNVAVPSNLANVCDPNQKASDGTCNFGAADSSQGNGGKEVTLQTLLGAGEHVKWKKEKSTPRTEGNGETWSLSFTEGDLPLTDKRFLVGCQSSENVVEKNAEPSCKVPVHVEARPSSETNNVVTCAYGQNSNTNALEVELTAEKNAVTIECGSVGSLMPGITTTHYCAPDDGNLDDCTAKKYVDALPMFEESWVKQDGEKSSVTLTIPESGFPVEDQKLRLGCVPKADSTKLSSRGETATAFGEKTSSCNVIVTVRASNAPSSAVSTLQAAAVASGAVAVAGVLSGSLF from the coding sequence ATGCTTGCTGAAAGTGTTCTTCTTGAAACGAGTCGTTCGCGTGTCGGCACAATGGGCATGACTCAGGGAGTGCGGCGACTTTATGGAAGCTTCAGGTCGATGGCAGCCAAGTTGACGGCGATTTGCTTGAGTGGAGTTGTACTGCTTTCTGCTGGACAGGACGTTGCCGACAAATTTCTCGAAGTTCTTCAGCATCGGAATTCGCAAGATACCCCCCAATCAGGTAACAGCCAGTCTGGTCCAACATTCACTAATGGAATCGCCAGATGCGAATTGAGTACGGCTGGCCCCGTTGGTTATGCGGAATCACCAGTTACAGAGCTGACATTATCCAAAGAGAATCTCACAGCTAAATTAGAGTGTTCTGGTCAAAACAACGTTGCGGTTCCAAGTAATTTAGCGAACGTTTGTGACCCCAACCAGAAGGCCAGTGACGGCACGTGCAATTTCGGAGCAGCAGATAGTTCTCAAGGCAACGGCGGCAAAGAGGTCACACTGCAAACACTTCTCGGAGCAGGCGAACATGTGAagtggaaaaaagaaaaatcGACACCCAGAACTGAAGGCAACGGCGAAACATGGAGTCTCAGCTTCACTGAGGGCGATCTTCCTTTAACAGACAAGCGCTTCCTCGTTGGGTGCCAATCGAGTGAAAATGTTGTTGAAAAAAACGCCGAGCCATCCTGCAAAGTGCCAGTACATGTGGAAGCGAGACCTTCGTCCGAAACCAACAACGTTGTCACTTGCGCCTACGGTCAAAACAGCAACACAAACGCCTTGGAGGTCGAGCtcacagcagagaaaaacgctgtGACCATCGAGTGTGGTAGCGTCGGCTCCCTAATGCCTGGAATCACGACCACTCACTACTGTGCACCAGACGATGGAAATTTGGATGACTGCACAGCGAAGAAATATGTCGACGCTCTGCCGATGTTTGAGGAGAGTTGGGTGAAGCAGGACGGGGAGAAATCTTCAGTCACATTGACGATCCCCGAATCCGGATTTCCGGTCGAGGATCAGAAACTCCGCTTGGGATGTGTTCCTAAGGCAGATTCGACAAAGCTGAGTAGCAGAGGGGAGACTGCTACAGCGTTTGGAGAAAAAACATCGAGTTGCAATGTTATCGTGACGGTCAGAGCGTCGAACGCCCCATCGTCTGCAGTATCCACCCTGCAAGCGGCGGCTGTTGCCTCCggcgctgtcgccgtcgccggggTTCTTTCTGGTTCCCTGTTCTAG
- a CDS encoding SRS domain-containing protein yields MARTQRMPRLGGGFRSSASKLMGICLGGVVIFCSGHATADNFLEGIHNRGLQDARGAGTMSGPTFKDGVATCTLSGENQAKGEQTTATALTLSTENLTARLDCSGAKNVAVPQGLQTVCKPKQTSASLQAHIDAEKCKFGTANASEGTEVPLDELLGASKKLAWANESRSRTLGTGETWTLTLTEDDLPLKDTPFFVGCKQSNENERDLPGSCKVPVHVEARPSSETNNVVTCAYGQNSNTHALEVELTAEKNAVTIECGSVGSPLPENPTIHYCAPDDGNLDSCSAKKYVDALPMFEENWVKQDGEKSSVTLTIPESGFPVEDQKLRLGCVPKADSTRVASGGQADTAFGETASSCNVMVTVRASNAASSAVSTLQAAAVASGAVAVAGLLAGSL; encoded by the coding sequence AtggcgaggacgcagagaaTGCCGCGACTCGGTGGAGGGTTCAGGTCCAGCGCGAGCAAGCTGATGGGGATTTGCCTGGGTGGAGTTGTAATTTTTTGTTCCGGGCATGCTACTGCAGACAACTTTCTTGAAGGGATTCACAATCGGGGTTTGCAAGATGCACGTGGAGCAGGCACCATGAGTGGTCCAACATTCAAAGATGGCGTCGCCACGTGTACGCTTTCGGGAGAAAATCAGGCTAAAGGTGAACAAACTACAGCTACCGCGCTGACGTTGTCTACAGAGAATCTCACTGCCAGATTAGATTGTTCTGGTGCCAAAAATGTTGCCGTACCGCAAGGCTTACAAACAGTGTGTAAACCAAAGCAGACCTCTGCCAGCCTCCAAGCGCATATCGATGCAGAGAAGTGCAAGTTCGGGACAGCTAACGCTTCTGAAGGCACGGAGGTCCCACTGGACGAACTCCTCGGGGCTAGCAAAAAGCTGGCGTGGGCAAACGAATCAAGATCTCGAACTCTCGGAACCGGCGAAACGTGGACCCTGACGTTAACTGAGGACGATCTTCCTTTGAAGGACACACCCTTCTTCGTGGGTTGTAAGCAGAGTAACGAGAATGAAAGAGATCTTCCAGGTTCGTGCAAAGTGCCGGTACATGTGGAAGCGAGACCTTCTTCTGAAACCAACAACGTTGTCACTTGTGCCTACGGTCAAAACAGCAACACACACGCCTTGGAGGTCGAGCtcacagcagagaaaaacgctgtGACCATCGAGTGCGGTAGCGTCGGTTCCCCCCTGCCTGAAAACCCGACTATTCACTATTGTGCTCCCGACGATGGAAATTTGGATTCCTGCTCAGCGAAGAAATACGTTGACGCTCTGCCGATGTTTGAAGAGAATTGGGTGAAGCAGGACGGGGAGAAATCCTCTGTCACCCTGACGATCCCCGAGTCCGGATTTCCGGTGGAGGATCAGAAACTCCGCTTGGGATGTGTTCCCAAGGCAGATTCGACAAGGGTGGCTAGCGGAGGGCAGGCTGATACGGCGTTTGGAGAAACAGCATCGAGTTGCAATGTTATGGTGACGGTCAGAGCGTCGAACGCCGCATCATCTGCAGTATCCACTCTGCAAGCGGCGGCTGTTGCCTCCGGCGCTGTCGCCGTGGCGGGGCTTCTTGCTGGTTCCCTTTAG
- a CDS encoding SRS domain-containing protein, whose product MARTQRMPRLGRGFRSRASKLMAVCLGGVVLFSAGQSNAEAFLEGIHYRSLQDSVSGGTQTGPTFQEGVAKCVLTTTGSQDHTDSGATALTLSKGNLSATLVCSGQNNAAVPENLTKVCSPNGKDSADKCKFGTASASEGMEATLQDLLGAGEHVKWKKQESTGRAENSGETWILSLTEGDLPLTDKPFFVGCKAKTRSPGKLAGATDSCKVPIHVEARPSSETNNVVTCAYGQNSNTHALEVELTAEKNAVTIECGSVGSPLPENPTIHYCAPDDGNLDSCTAKKYVDALPMFEESWVKQDEDKSSVTLTIPESGFPVEDQKLRLGCVPQNTSDAKGGAGSSADSFDAKTSNCNVMVTVRASNAISSAISSLQVVAVACGAVAVTGLLAGSL is encoded by the coding sequence AtggcgaggacgcagagaaTGCCGCGACTCGGTAGAGGGTTCAGGTCCAGGGCGAGCAAGTTGATGGCGGTTTGCCTGGGTGGAGTTGTGCTTTTTTCCGCCGGGCAGAGCAATGCGGAGGCGTTTCTTGAAGGGATTCACTATCGGAGTTTGCAAGATAGTGTCTCCGGGGGGACCCAGACTGGACCAACATTCCAGGAGGGTGTCGCCAAGTGTGTGTTGACAACCACAGGCTCGCAAGACCATACGGATTCAGGGGCTACAGCGTTGACGTTGTCCAAAGGGAACCTCAGCGCTACATTAGTCTGTTCTGGTCAAAACAATGCTGCGGTGCCAGAAAATCTAACAAAAGTGTGTAGCCCCAACGGCAAGGACAGTGCGGACAAGTGCAAGTTCGGGACAGCAAGCGCTTCTGAAGGAATGGAAGCCACCCTGCAAGACCTTCTCGGGGCAGGCGAACATGTGAAGTGGAAAAAACAAGAATCGACAGGCAGAGCTGAAAACAGCGGCGAAACATGGATCCTCAGCTTAACTGAGGGCGATCTTCCCTTAACAGACAAGCCTTTCTTCGTTGGCTGtaaggcgaaaacgcgatcTCCGGGGAAACTTGCTGGCGCTACAGATTCGTGCAAAGTGCCGATACATGTGGAAGCGAGACCTTCTTCTGAAACCAACAACGTTGTCACTTGTGCCTACGGTCAAAACAGCAACACACACGCCTTGGAGGTCGAGCtcacagcagagaaaaacgctgtGACCATCGAGTGCGGTAGCGTCGGTTCCCCCCTGCCTGAAAACCCGACTATTCACTATTGTGCTCCCGACGATGGAAATTTGGATTCCTGCACAGCGAAGAAATACGTTGACGCTCTGCCGATGTTTGAGGAGAGTTGGGTGAAGCAGGACGAGGATAAATCCTCTGTCACCCTGACGATCCCCGAGTCCGGATTTCCGGTGGAGGATCAGAAACTCCGTTTGGGATGTGTTCCTCAGAATACCTCGGATGCGAAGGGTGGCGCGGGGTCTAGTGCTGATTCGTTTGATGCGAAAACATCGAACTGCAATGTTATGGTGACGGTTAGAGCATCGAACGCCATTTCATCTGCAATATCGTCTCTTCAAGTGGTGGCTGTTGCTTGCGGCGCTGTCGCCGTGACGGGGCTTCTTGCTGGCTCCCTGTAG